Proteins encoded by one window of Pseudomonas sp. PSKL.D1:
- a CDS encoding VCBS domain-containing protein: protein MDMKSRAGLAAALRPRSQTLALEQRILFDGAAAAAVDQQHSAPSHAEAKDTAHPAPTASEAQTTAAPAAQPRNLVVIDARVENRDQLAANLPAGTTALVVDAGQDAIAAISTALAQLGKVDSIQVFSHGAAGQFTLGNQVFTQQTVEQLGDRLSSWRSELNAGADIQLYGCDVGAGSSGQALVNELARWTGADVGASSNATGSQLAGGDWQLEVSNGDVDKSIALAASTLASFQGLLADASPTANLSSGGAEVQLGEQFTFTVSFTNPSTQEGYAPYIDLFMPATGRDGDDGATFVSATYLGQAVNSFVITFDANGNATHPLAKDASGNALVINAASVGMKPGDQMVVLQLPYASVTSGQPSIDIQITGLLSNLADTTYSDGAPNLTINARAGFEYGNDSLNNPVQDPSLVEASLHSFIVTPTLLKVTQTVNMPEGETVTGPNYTRTQTVTVTPAPGQTLTNVTVTQTVPDQVHVSAITPGAGGTLTSVTLHDGRVLTNPAAIAAALADPNVFVESYSIHYDTLSAASETQVSFYVPEIDANGSPVLDPATGNPVTINFGTASVTGDWNPLDPRDRPTDPDGYPFSETGNGQGVTFVAKSITLLKAVDLQNDVGTPGLTPGDTLRYTMDVAISDFFAFGENILEQGQFTVTDLLSDGQTFSTANPPTLLLQGNGATLSIALIYTQTVNADGSTTLVFDIAESIRQAVAGPGVAALFGDLYDDTEQNGATGLRIVYDATVDTTYTSDHPPHDQLNEGDSVGNNATVAATVLRDALNIGSTQTDGSSTTSTIQTSTVDIELTQVNNGTPPANGELRPGDVVTFTITYDLLIADYENFKLTAYLPLPLLNATGITWSFGNGVGQWSFGSGNNIPDVPDSVTTGPGNSIVFDFGNFVSGGLNGGTVQVQFTMVVGDQPFADQRELDVLAQSSQTTTVDKDVLVSSDVAVIESVAEPVLDIKHGVVSSSNGTVTGTTGSWNAPGTGGVPFSGSVTSLAAVDGNVSGIDGADTLRLATAIKNTGGGGAFDVSTSVTLPSGLAFVGGSLSAANLQIFRGDGTQLVLGTDYSVSGNTITFLDANGQATLLAGRAGTASDLSGANVVVITYDVTVNAAILASSTLQSSAALTNYASVNGGQDFTPTDLVEVADQQVAAPSITKTYQNGSLSDDDSSASHTTGSNLVIGESMTYDIVVNLPEGFTGSLRINDLIPPGLRLDPRFNGNLGFQIITTVAGSAALGADFNGTLNVNPVTLDGSDGADLMLVFSSAGATADNDTGNNSFVIRLVLVASNVPGNQQGTTLNNGAQLVYSDPDGDTPNGTAPAERSVISAQQPSVTIVEPTLTVTQQITSTPVFGGYEDGDVVDFEIVISNTSGVNAFDISLLDGLPTELSGITLTGVVYSGGASNNGGADFIIQNGQLISVSGANIDITNGGSITLRLTGTVNATAAGQAAFPNAVEVRWTSLDGTNNTVDITSGERSGEDGVLNGGTLNDYRLNSLLLFPVSNGIRISRVGGVADTAPATNSSGATDTSGLSENVVVGEIVRYRVAVLVPTGDNPDYQIRIELAAGLEFIPASLNDILIAFVSNTPAGLTSDALNLISSGTLSMQGNELSDVTQGIQPDLSGAVPTGVFDINNGRLVIVTNADGSQTVTFNLGNLTNTEINDPDVEGVVLEFNVRVSNVASNQSGANLGVTAHEHVGLNGGVDRGVSDTVFERVVEPSFTGLDKTVIDVAPGSGTTTATVSVSFTQNGEVPAYNTHLADQFPNGSNYQVQSILLNGVAIDLDNPPAGVSFSQGTGITLDFERLAPNDSVQVIYTVVLPNVTIADNAASAAVLTWTSLPTDFETDGWSGSLPDTAGGAAGERTGQDGASGLNNYILSDGAGMGVIQGTLWDDTRSATDSVTPDGTGLDGIAVTLTWAGDDGQFGNADDRTFTTVTANGGLYQFALLPSGSYLVVVAQDHQASANNNYRVRIDTDTAAAIAGLGSINLNLGEGSTGTADAGYVHLNEAPVNTVADQHGAEDTVLHLTGLAISDVDVNAGNADGVMTITLSVLHGVLWQSATPPAANATPPTGAGRSLVLTGTLAELNAALGQLYYKGDQDFNTFREVETLTMVTNDQGNFGDHPTSGDGIPGQNPADALTDTDVFNIVLDPVNDAPIAHNDQYIAVEAGGLNNADPGTNPTGNVLDNDTDVDIQTNDDFLTVTQIAGPNNPGGIAVGGSAVTTIQGLYGTLFITETGAFQYIVNNDDPAVQALRTSGDFLSEVFVYDIIDSGGLGSRAQLLINIHGANDTPIASGDVGIAIEAGGTNNGTPGQDATGNVLDNDTDVDSVALGETKAVNAVRYDGPGGGRIIPISSGSATNILAAFGTLTVNADGSYRYVIDNSNAAIQALSPGDTLVEQFTYQMVDAGGLSSVSVLVITIQGANDAPVAVDDRGSATAGASDGSPAPVNANGNVITGNNGVGTDTDVDNGDQPTATQLKVDGVRSGLESTGGTLSPVASGAPASIAGTVARLADNSLISGNFGQLVLNEDGTYSFTVNSADPAILALSAGQSLEVIFTYQIHDSGGLTDQAQLVITVTGVNDPPVVNPVTVDAVEAGGLNNATPGLDPSGSIRGAYSDPDGDTLTITGVINPSGTNGTVGQSLAGNYGSLVLDAQGNYRYVVDNANSAVQALRTDADRLTEVFQYSVSDGNGKTVTATFTVVIHGRNDTPVAANDSAIAIEAGGTNNGTPGQAGSGNALANDQDVDAGDSKAVDGIYLGTLAAGGTFVQVNAGATTLAGNYGTLSIDANGNYVYTVNDSLAAVQALKAGESLSETFSYRMHDTAGASSQAQINITIEGRYDAPVAHDDIGYAVATDDDGNGGRSPSGNVLNNDTDVDANDTKTVTAVGVGAESSNPTLDPLTGTATVTTNYGTLTLNANGTYQFVVNSSDPDIIALGPLGFVIQRYTYQVTDGGGLSDTATLYILIRGENQPPVANPDQGLAIEAGGLGNNIPGSNPAGNVMDNDTDPDSINILVPETLEVLAFWSGDGPLPNNAALTGQTLRGQYGDLTLNADGTWSYTLDNSLAAVQALRVSGQTLTDNFSYLLTDLWGGTANGLLTITIDGRNDFPVANDDTAAAVEAGGVNNGTAGVDPRGNVLDNDTDVDGVQYGETKTVVQYTGENGQVATAGQVLQGLYGTLLINADGSYQYVVDNSNPTVQAMRTAGEALREVFTYRMRDTAGVTSDARLTVTLQGANDNPVARDDSNFASDQVPAPQTSGNVLPNDSDVDGGDSLTVTGIRTGQEGAGGTAGVVGQPIAGRYGTLVLNADGSYTYTLDLSNPDVLAAAGLGQVLQDYFTYTISDLAGATDQAQLTITLDISSPYIPPGPYLDRDSRNGQGGLPLPSVTPAIFVAPVVERVNQALTLSAWDADGSNVQLFATPEIESQSLGAQLGQVNGQFVAQAVANSRQASSEDKNWVDGRQGVISLTADGLLPDPSLWAPLPRDMVPEQQRAQPANGFRAQLREAAERRGSNAP from the coding sequence ATGGACATGAAGAGCAGAGCCGGTCTAGCCGCTGCATTGCGCCCACGGTCACAAACCCTGGCCCTTGAGCAGCGCATCCTGTTCGACGGTGCCGCCGCCGCGGCCGTCGACCAGCAGCACAGCGCCCCCAGCCACGCCGAGGCCAAGGACACGGCCCACCCAGCCCCCACCGCCAGCGAGGCGCAAACCACCGCTGCACCGGCCGCCCAACCACGCAACCTGGTGGTAATCGATGCCCGCGTGGAAAACCGCGACCAACTGGCCGCCAACCTGCCTGCAGGCACAACGGCGCTGGTGGTCGACGCCGGCCAGGACGCCATCGCGGCCATCAGTACTGCCCTGGCGCAACTGGGCAAAGTCGATTCCATCCAGGTGTTCTCCCACGGCGCCGCCGGGCAGTTCACCCTGGGCAACCAGGTGTTCACCCAGCAAACCGTCGAGCAATTGGGCGACCGCCTGAGCAGTTGGCGCAGCGAGCTCAACGCTGGCGCCGACATCCAGCTGTACGGCTGCGACGTGGGCGCCGGCAGCAGTGGCCAGGCCCTGGTCAACGAACTGGCGCGCTGGACTGGCGCCGACGTGGGCGCCTCCAGCAATGCCACCGGCAGCCAGCTGGCAGGCGGTGACTGGCAGTTGGAAGTCAGCAACGGCGACGTGGACAAGTCCATCGCCCTGGCCGCCTCGACCCTGGCCAGCTTCCAGGGGCTGCTGGCCGATGCCAGCCCCACCGCCAACCTGAGCAGCGGCGGCGCCGAGGTGCAACTGGGCGAGCAGTTCACCTTTACCGTCAGCTTCACCAACCCCTCCACCCAGGAAGGCTACGCGCCGTACATCGACCTGTTCATGCCCGCCACCGGGCGCGACGGCGACGATGGCGCCACGTTCGTTTCCGCCACGTACCTGGGCCAGGCGGTGAACAGCTTCGTCATCACCTTTGACGCCAACGGCAACGCCACTCACCCCTTGGCCAAGGACGCCAGCGGCAATGCCCTGGTGATCAACGCCGCCAGCGTCGGCATGAAGCCGGGCGACCAGATGGTGGTGCTGCAACTGCCCTATGCCAGCGTCACCAGTGGCCAGCCGAGCATCGACATCCAGATCACCGGCCTGCTCAGCAACCTGGCCGACACCACCTACTCGGACGGCGCACCCAACCTCACCATCAATGCCCGCGCCGGCTTCGAGTACGGCAACGATTCGCTGAACAACCCCGTGCAGGACCCGAGCCTGGTGGAAGCCTCGCTGCACAGCTTCATCGTCACCCCGACCCTGCTGAAGGTGACGCAAACGGTCAACATGCCCGAAGGCGAAACCGTCACCGGGCCCAACTACACCCGCACCCAGACCGTCACCGTCACCCCCGCCCCGGGGCAGACCCTGACCAACGTCACCGTCACCCAGACCGTGCCCGACCAGGTGCACGTCAGTGCCATCACGCCGGGCGCGGGTGGCACCCTGACATCCGTCACCCTGCACGACGGCCGGGTGCTGACCAACCCCGCCGCCATCGCCGCGGCGCTGGCCGACCCCAACGTGTTCGTCGAGAGTTACAGCATCCACTACGACACCCTCAGCGCCGCCAGCGAAACCCAGGTGAGCTTCTACGTGCCGGAGATCGACGCCAATGGCTCGCCCGTGCTCGACCCGGCCACCGGCAACCCGGTGACCATCAACTTCGGCACCGCCAGCGTCACCGGCGACTGGAACCCGCTCGACCCCCGCGACCGCCCCACCGACCCCGACGGCTACCCGTTCAGTGAAACCGGCAACGGCCAGGGCGTGACCTTCGTGGCCAAGTCCATCACCCTGCTCAAGGCGGTAGACCTGCAAAACGACGTCGGCACCCCCGGCCTGACCCCTGGCGACACCCTGCGCTACACCATGGACGTTGCCATTTCCGACTTCTTTGCCTTTGGCGAGAACATCCTCGAACAAGGCCAGTTCACCGTCACCGACCTGCTCAGCGATGGCCAGACGTTCAGCACAGCCAACCCGCCCACCCTGTTGCTGCAGGGCAATGGCGCCACGTTGAGCATTGCCCTGATCTACACCCAGACGGTGAATGCCGATGGCAGCACCACCCTGGTGTTCGACATTGCCGAATCGATACGCCAGGCGGTGGCCGGCCCGGGCGTGGCCGCGCTGTTTGGCGACCTGTACGACGACACCGAACAGAACGGCGCTACCGGCCTGCGCATCGTCTACGACGCCACGGTCGACACCACCTACACCAGCGACCACCCGCCCCACGACCAGCTCAACGAAGGCGACAGCGTGGGCAACAACGCCACCGTGGCGGCCACGGTGCTACGCGATGCGCTGAACATCGGCAGCACGCAGACCGACGGCTCCAGCACCACCAGCACCATCCAGACCTCCACCGTGGACATCGAACTGACCCAGGTGAACAACGGCACCCCGCCCGCCAATGGCGAACTGCGCCCGGGCGATGTGGTGACCTTCACCATCACCTACGACCTGCTGATCGCCGACTACGAAAACTTCAAGCTCACCGCCTACCTGCCGCTGCCGCTGCTCAACGCCACCGGCATTACCTGGAGCTTCGGTAACGGCGTGGGCCAGTGGAGCTTCGGCAGCGGCAACAACATCCCCGATGTGCCCGACAGCGTCACCACCGGCCCGGGCAACTCCATCGTTTTCGACTTCGGCAACTTCGTATCGGGCGGCCTGAATGGCGGCACCGTGCAAGTGCAGTTCACCATGGTGGTGGGCGACCAGCCATTTGCCGACCAGCGTGAACTGGACGTACTGGCGCAGTCGAGCCAGACCACCACGGTGGACAAGGATGTGCTGGTGTCCTCCGACGTAGCGGTGATCGAATCGGTGGCCGAGCCAGTGCTGGACATCAAGCACGGCGTGGTCAGCAGCAGCAATGGCACGGTTACCGGCACCACCGGCAGCTGGAATGCCCCGGGCACCGGCGGCGTGCCGTTCAGCGGCAGCGTCACCAGCCTGGCGGCGGTGGACGGCAACGTCAGCGGCATCGACGGCGCCGACACCCTGCGCCTGGCCACGGCCATCAAGAACACCGGCGGTGGCGGCGCCTTTGACGTGAGCACCAGCGTCACCCTGCCCAGCGGCCTGGCCTTTGTTGGCGGTAGCCTGAGTGCCGCCAACCTGCAGATTTTCCGGGGTGACGGCACGCAACTGGTGCTGGGCACCGACTACAGCGTCAGCGGCAACACCATCACCTTCCTCGACGCCAACGGCCAGGCCACCCTGCTGGCCGGGCGCGCAGGCACGGCCAGCGACCTGTCCGGCGCCAACGTGGTGGTGATTACCTACGACGTCACGGTAAACGCCGCGATCCTGGCCTCCAGCACCCTGCAAAGCAGCGCCGCGCTGACCAACTACGCCAGCGTCAACGGCGGCCAGGACTTCACCCCTACCGACCTGGTAGAGGTTGCCGACCAGCAAGTGGCCGCGCCGAGCATCACCAAAACCTACCAGAACGGCAGCCTCAGCGACGACGACTCCAGCGCTTCGCACACCACCGGCAGCAACCTGGTGATTGGCGAGAGCATGACCTACGACATCGTGGTCAACCTGCCCGAAGGCTTTACCGGCAGCCTGCGCATCAACGACCTGATTCCGCCCGGGCTGCGCCTGGACCCGCGCTTCAACGGCAACCTGGGCTTCCAGATCATCACCACCGTGGCCGGCAGCGCGGCGCTCGGCGCCGACTTCAACGGCACGCTCAACGTCAACCCGGTCACCCTGGACGGCAGTGACGGCGCCGACCTGATGCTGGTGTTCAGCAGCGCAGGCGCAACCGCCGACAACGATACCGGCAACAACAGCTTCGTCATCCGCCTGGTGCTGGTGGCCAGCAACGTGCCCGGCAACCAGCAAGGCACCACGCTGAACAACGGCGCGCAGTTGGTGTACAGCGATCCCGACGGCGATACCCCCAATGGCACCGCGCCAGCCGAGCGCAGCGTGATCAGTGCCCAACAGCCCAGCGTGACCATTGTCGAACCCACACTCACGGTCACCCAGCAGATCACCTCGACGCCGGTGTTCGGCGGGTATGAAGACGGCGATGTGGTGGACTTCGAAATCGTCATCAGCAACACCTCCGGGGTCAATGCGTTCGACATCAGCCTGCTTGACGGGCTGCCGACCGAACTGAGCGGCATCACCCTGACCGGTGTGGTGTACAGCGGCGGCGCCAGCAACAACGGCGGCGCCGACTTCATCATCCAGAACGGCCAGCTGATCAGTGTCAGCGGTGCGAACATCGACATCACCAACGGCGGCAGCATCACCCTGCGCCTGACCGGCACCGTGAATGCAACCGCTGCCGGCCAGGCGGCCTTCCCCAACGCGGTGGAGGTACGCTGGACCAGCCTGGACGGCACCAACAACACGGTCGACATCACCAGCGGCGAGCGCAGCGGTGAAGACGGTGTACTCAATGGCGGCACCCTGAACGATTACCGGCTCAATTCGCTGCTGCTGTTCCCGGTCAGCAACGGCATCCGTATCAGCCGGGTGGGCGGCGTGGCCGACACGGCCCCGGCCACCAACAGCAGTGGCGCCACCGACACCAGCGGCCTCAGCGAAAACGTGGTGGTTGGCGAAATCGTGCGCTACCGCGTGGCGGTGCTTGTGCCCACGGGCGACAACCCGGATTACCAGATCCGGATCGAGCTGGCAGCAGGCCTTGAGTTTATCCCGGCCAGCCTCAACGACATCCTGATCGCGTTCGTCTCCAACACCCCCGCCGGGCTCACCAGCGATGCGCTCAACCTGATCAGCAGCGGCACCCTGAGCATGCAGGGCAACGAGCTGAGCGACGTGACCCAGGGCATTCAGCCCGACCTGTCCGGCGCCGTACCCACCGGGGTATTCGACATCAACAACGGCCGGCTGGTGATCGTGACCAACGCCGATGGCAGCCAGACGGTAACCTTCAACCTGGGCAACCTGACCAACACCGAAATCAACGACCCCGACGTCGAAGGCGTGGTGCTGGAGTTCAACGTGCGGGTCAGCAACGTGGCCAGCAACCAGTCGGGGGCCAACCTTGGGGTTACGGCCCACGAACACGTCGGCCTCAACGGCGGCGTGGACCGCGGCGTGAGCGACACGGTGTTCGAACGCGTGGTCGAACCCAGCTTCACCGGCCTGGACAAGACCGTGATCGACGTGGCGCCGGGCAGTGGCACCACCACCGCCACGGTGTCGGTCAGCTTCACCCAGAACGGCGAAGTGCCCGCCTACAACACCCACCTGGCCGACCAGTTCCCCAACGGCAGCAACTACCAGGTGCAGAGCATCCTGCTCAACGGCGTGGCCATTGACCTGGACAACCCGCCGGCGGGTGTAAGCTTCAGCCAAGGTACCGGCATCACCCTGGACTTCGAGCGCCTGGCGCCGAACGACAGCGTGCAGGTGATCTACACGGTTGTCCTGCCCAACGTCACCATCGCCGACAACGCCGCCAGCGCCGCCGTGCTGACCTGGACCAGCCTGCCCACCGACTTCGAAACCGACGGTTGGAGCGGCTCGCTGCCCGACACCGCAGGGGGTGCCGCTGGCGAGCGCACCGGCCAGGACGGTGCCAGCGGGTTGAACAACTACATCCTCAGCGACGGCGCCGGCATGGGCGTGATTCAAGGCACCCTGTGGGACGACACGCGCAGCGCCACCGACAGCGTCACCCCCGATGGCACGGGCCTGGACGGCATTGCCGTGACCCTGACCTGGGCCGGCGACGACGGCCAGTTCGGCAATGCCGACGACCGCACGTTCACCACCGTCACCGCCAATGGCGGCCTGTACCAGTTCGCCCTGCTGCCCTCGGGGAGTTACCTGGTGGTGGTGGCCCAGGACCATCAGGCCAGCGCCAACAACAATTACCGGGTGCGCATCGACACCGACACTGCTGCCGCCATCGCCGGGCTTGGCAGCATCAACCTCAACCTGGGCGAAGGCAGCACCGGCACCGCCGATGCCGGTTACGTGCACCTGAACGAAGCGCCGGTCAACACCGTCGCCGACCAGCACGGGGCCGAAGACACCGTGCTGCACCTGACCGGGCTGGCCATCAGCGATGTGGATGTTAACGCCGGCAATGCCGACGGAGTGATGACCATAACCCTGAGCGTGCTGCACGGCGTGCTCTGGCAAAGCGCCACGCCCCCCGCCGCCAACGCCACCCCGCCGACAGGCGCGGGGCGCAGCCTGGTGCTCACCGGCACGCTGGCCGAGCTGAACGCAGCCTTGGGCCAGCTCTATTACAAGGGCGATCAGGACTTCAACACCTTCCGCGAGGTGGAAACCCTGACCATGGTCACCAATGACCAGGGCAACTTCGGTGACCATCCCACCAGTGGCGACGGCATCCCGGGGCAGAACCCGGCCGATGCGCTGACCGACACCGACGTGTTCAATATCGTGCTCGACCCGGTCAACGATGCGCCCATTGCCCACAACGACCAGTACATCGCCGTGGAAGCCGGCGGCCTGAACAACGCCGACCCCGGCACCAACCCCACGGGCAACGTGCTGGACAACGACACCGACGTGGACATCCAGACCAACGACGATTTTCTCACCGTCACGCAGATCGCCGGCCCCAACAACCCGGGAGGCATCGCCGTGGGTGGCAGCGCGGTCACCACGATTCAGGGCCTTTACGGCACCCTGTTCATCACCGAGACGGGCGCCTTCCAGTACATCGTCAACAATGACGACCCCGCCGTGCAGGCGCTGCGTACATCGGGCGACTTCCTCAGCGAAGTGTTCGTCTACGACATCATCGACAGCGGCGGCCTGGGCAGCCGGGCGCAGTTGCTGATCAACATCCACGGGGCCAACGACACCCCCATTGCCAGCGGCGATGTCGGCATCGCCATTGAGGCCGGCGGTACCAACAACGGCACCCCCGGGCAAGACGCCACGGGCAACGTGCTGGACAACGACACCGACGTGGACTCGGTGGCCCTGGGCGAAACCAAAGCTGTTAACGCCGTGCGCTACGACGGCCCCGGTGGCGGCCGGATCATCCCGATCAGCAGTGGCTCGGCGACCAACATACTGGCGGCGTTCGGTACGCTCACCGTCAACGCCGACGGCAGCTACCGCTACGTCATCGACAACAGCAATGCCGCGATCCAGGCCCTGTCCCCCGGCGACACGCTGGTGGAGCAGTTCACCTACCAGATGGTCGATGCCGGTGGCTTGAGTTCGGTGAGCGTGCTGGTGATCACCATTCAGGGGGCCAACGACGCACCCGTGGCCGTGGACGACCGTGGCAGCGCCACGGCAGGCGCCAGCGATGGCAGCCCGGCCCCGGTCAACGCCAACGGCAACGTGATCACCGGCAACAATGGCGTGGGTACCGATACCGACGTCGACAACGGCGACCAGCCCACCGCCACCCAGCTGAAGGTGGACGGTGTGCGCAGCGGCCTGGAAAGCACAGGCGGCACACTCAGCCCTGTTGCTAGCGGTGCCCCGGCGTCGATTGCCGGCACCGTGGCGCGGCTGGCCGACAACAGCCTGATCAGCGGCAACTTCGGCCAATTGGTGCTCAACGAAGACGGCACCTACAGCTTCACCGTGAACAGCGCCGACCCGGCCATTCTTGCGCTGAGTGCCGGGCAAAGCCTGGAAGTGATCTTCACTTACCAGATACACGACAGCGGCGGGCTGACCGACCAGGCGCAACTGGTGATCACCGTTACCGGCGTCAACGACCCACCCGTGGTCAACCCGGTCACGGTAGATGCCGTCGAAGCCGGCGGCCTGAACAACGCCACTCCAGGCCTGGACCCCAGCGGCAGCATCCGCGGCGCCTACAGCGACCCCGATGGCGACACCCTGACCATCACCGGTGTGATCAACCCCAGCGGCACCAATGGCACGGTGGGCCAGAGCCTGGCCGGCAACTACGGCAGCCTGGTGCTCGATGCCCAGGGCAACTACCGCTACGTGGTGGACAACGCCAACAGCGCCGTGCAGGCCCTGCGCACCGATGCCGACCGGCTGACCGAGGTGTTCCAGTACAGCGTCAGCGATGGCAATGGCAAAACCGTCACTGCCACCTTCACCGTGGTCATCCACGGCCGCAACGACACCCCCGTCGCCGCCAATGACAGCGCCATCGCCATCGAGGCCGGCGGCACCAACAACGGCACCCCGGGCCAGGCCGGCAGCGGCAATGCCCTGGCCAACGACCAGGACGTGGACGCCGGCGACAGCAAGGCCGTGGACGGCATCTACCTGGGCACCCTGGCGGCGGGCGGCACCTTCGTGCAAGTCAACGCCGGCGCCACGACCCTTGCTGGCAACTACGGCACCCTGAGCATCGATGCCAACGGCAACTACGTGTACACCGTCAACGACAGCCTGGCCGCCGTGCAGGCACTGAAGGCGGGCGAAAGCCTGAGCGAAACCTTCAGCTACCGCATGCACGACACCGCGGGCGCCAGCTCGCAGGCGCAAATCAACATCACCATTGAGGGCCGCTACGATGCGCCGGTGGCGCACGACGACATCGGCTACGCCGTGGCCACCGACGACGACGGCAACGGCGGGCGCAGCCCCAGCGGCAATGTGCTGAACAACGATACCGACGTGGATGCCAACGACACCAAGACAGTCACCGCCGTGGGCGTGGGCGCCGAGAGCAGCAACCCGACCCTGGACCCGCTCACCGGCACCGCCACGGTCACCACCAACTACGGCACGCTCACCCTCAACGCCAACGGCACCTACCAGTTCGTGGTCAATTCCAGCGACCCCGACATCATCGCGCTGGGGCCATTGGGCTTCGTCATCCAGCGTTACACCTACCAGGTCACCGACGGCGGCGGCCTGAGCGACACGGCCACCCTGTATATCCTGATCCGCGGCGAAAACCAGCCACCGGTGGCCAACCCGGATCAAGGCCTTGCCATCGAAGCCGGCGGCCTGGGCAACAACATCCCCGGCAGCAACCCGGCCGGTAACGTGATGGACAACGACACCGACCCCGACAGCATCAACATCCTGGTGCCGGAAACCCTTGAAGTGCTGGCCTTCTGGAGCGGCGACGGCCCGTTGCCCAACAACGCAGCCCTGACCGGGCAAACCCTGCGCGGCCAGTACGGCGACCTCACGCTGAACGCCGACGGCACCTGGAGCTACACACTGGACAACAGCCTGGCGGCAGTGCAGGCCCTGCGCGTCAGCGGCCAAACCCTGACCGACAACTTCAGCTACCTGCTGACCGACCTGTGGGGCGGCACCGCCAACGGTTTGCTGACCATCACCATCGACGGGCGCAATGACTTCCCCGTGGCCAACGACGACACGGCAGCCGCGGTGGAAGCCGGTGGCGTGAACAACGGCACCGCTGGCGTGGACCCACGCGGCAACGTGCTGGATAACGACACCGACGTGGATGGCGTGCAGTACGGCGAAACCAAAACCGTGGTGCAGTACACCGGCGAAAACGGCCAGGTCGCCACTGCCGGCCAGGTGCTGCAAGGCCTGTACGGTACGCTGCTGATCAACGCCGACGGCAGCTACCAGTACGTGGTCGACAACAGCAACCCGACCGTGCAGGCCATGCGCACCGCGGGCGAAGCGCTGCGCGAGGTGTTCACTTACCGCATGCGCGACACCGCTGGCGTGACCTCGGACGCCCGCCTGACGGTCACCCTCCAGGGCGCCAACGACAACCCCGTGGCCCGCGACGACAGCAACTTCGCCAGCGACCAGGTGCCCGCCCCACAGACCAGCGGCAACGTGCTGCCCAACGACAGCGACGTGGACGGCGGTGACAGCCTGACCGTGACCGGCATCCGCACTGGCCAGGAAGGTGCCGGCGGCACAGCGGGCGTGGTCGGCCAACCGATCGCCGGCCGCTACGGCACGTTGGTGCTCAATGCCGATGGCAGTTACACCTACACCCTCGACCTCAGCAACCCAGATGTGCTGGCGGCGGCTGGCCTTGGCCAAGTACTGCAGGATTACTTCACCTATACGATCAGCGATTTGGCGGGCGCTACCGACCAGGCGCAATTGACCATCACGCTGGACATATCCAGCCCGTACATTCCGCCAGGCCCGTACCTGGACCGCGACAGCCGCAACGGTCAAGGCGGCCTGCCGCTGCCGAGCGTAACGCCGGCGATCTTCGTGGCGCCGGTGGTTGAACGGGTGAACCAGGCCTTGACCCTGTCGGCGTGGGACGCCGACGGCAGCAACGTGCAGTTGTTTGCCACCCCTGAAATCGAGAGCCAGTCGCTGGGCGCCCAACTGGGCCAGGTCAACGGCCAGTTCGTGGCCCAGGCCGTGGCCAACAGCCGCCAGGCCAGCAGTGAAGACAAGAACTGGGTGGATGGGCGCCAGGGGGTCATCAGCCTGACCGCCGATGGCCTGCTGCCCGACCCGTCCCTGTGGGCACCACTCCCCCGCGACATGGTGCCCGAACAACAGCGTGCACAGCCTGCCAATGGCTTCCGCGCGCAATTGCGCGAGGCCGCCGAGCGGCGCGGCAGCAATGCGCCCTGA